One Neisseria sp. Marseille-Q5346 genomic region harbors:
- the rplJ gene encoding 50S ribosomal protein L10, with protein MSLNIETKKVAVEEISAAIANAQTLVVAEYRGISVSSMTELRANARKEGVYLRVLKNTLARRAVEGTSFAGLADQMVGPLVYAASEDAVAAAKVLHQFAKKDDKIIVKAGSYNGEVMNPAQVAELASIPSREELLSKLLFVMQAPVSGFARGLAALAEKKAGEEAA; from the coding sequence TTGAGTCTCAATATTGAAACCAAGAAAGTGGCCGTAGAGGAAATTAGCGCAGCAATTGCTAACGCTCAAACTCTCGTAGTCGCTGAATATCGCGGTATCAGTGTTTCCAGTATGACTGAGCTTCGTGCAAATGCACGTAAAGAAGGCGTTTACTTGCGCGTTCTGAAAAATACTCTGGCTCGTCGCGCAGTAGAGGGTACTTCATTCGCAGGTTTGGCCGATCAAATGGTTGGTCCATTGGTTTACGCTGCTTCTGAAGATGCTGTTGCTGCTGCTAAAGTGCTGCACCAATTCGCGAAAAAAGATGACAAAATTATCGTTAAAGCCGGTTCTTACAATGGCGAAGTGATGAACCCTGCTCAGGTTGCTGAGTTGGCTTCTATTCCAAGCCGCGAAGAACTGTTGTCCAAACTGTTGTTCGTTATGCAAGCTCCTGTATCAGGCTTTGCACGTGGTTTGGCTGCTTTGGCAGAGAAAAAAGCTGGCGAAGAAGCCGCTTAA
- the rpoB gene encoding DNA-directed RNA polymerase subunit beta, giving the protein MSYSFTEKKRIRKSFAKRENVLDVPFLLATQIDSYAKFLQLENAFDQRTDDGLQAAFNSIFPIVSHNGYARLEFVHYTLGEPLFDIPECQLRGITYAAPLRARIRLVILDKEASKPTVKEVRENEVYMGEIPLMTPSGSFVINGTERVIVSQLHRSPGVFFEHDRGKTHSSGKLLFSARIIPYRGSWLDFEFDPKDLLYFRIDRRRKMPVTILLKALGYNNEQILDIFYDKETFYLSSNGVQTDLIAGRLKGETAKVDILDKEGNVLVAKSKRITAKNIRDITNAGLTRLNVEPESLIGKSLAADLIDPETGEVLASANDEITEELLAKLDIHGVKEITTLYINELDQGGYISSTLRTDETADQQAARVAIYRMMRPGEPPTEEAVEQLFNRLFFSEDSYDLSRVGRMKFNTRTYEQKLSEAQQNSWYGRLLNETLAGAAEKGGYVLSVEDIVASIATLVELRNGHGEVDDIDHLGNRRVRSVGELTENQFRSGLARVERAVKERLNQAESENLMPHDLINAKPVSAAIKEFFGSSQLSQFMDQTNPLSEVTHKRRVSALGPGGLTRERAGFEVRDVHPTHYGRVCPIETPEGPNIGLINSLSVYARTNDYGFLETPYRRVVDGKVTEEIDYLSAIEEGRYVIAQANADLDKDGNLIGDLVTCREKGETIMATPDRVQYMDVATGQVVSVAASLIPFLEHDDANRALMGANMQRQAVPCLRPEKPMVGTGIERSVAVDSATAIVARRGGVVEYVDANRVVIRVHDDEATAGEVGVDIYNLVKFTRSNQSTNINQRPAVKAGDVLQRGDLIADGASTDLGELALGQNMTIAFMPWNGYNYEDSILISEKVAADDRYTSIHIEELNVVARDTKLGAEDITRDIPNLSERMQNRLDESGIVYIGAEVEAGDVLVGKVTPKGETQLTPEEKLLRAIFGEKASDVKDTSLRMPTGMSGTVIDVQVFTREGIQRDKRAQSIIDSELKRYRQDLSDQLRIFDNDAFDRIERMIVGQKANGGPMKLAKGSEITTEYLASLSSKHDWFDIRLADEDLAKQLELIKLSLQQKREEADELYEIKKKKLTQGDELQPGVQKMVKVFIAIKRRLQAGDKMAGRHGNKGVVSRILPVEDMPYMADGRPVDIVLNPLGVPSRMNIGQILEVHLGWAAKGIGERIDRMLKEQRKASELREFLNKLYNGSGKKEDLDSLTDEEIIELASNLRKGASFASPVFDGAKESEIREMLNLAYPSEDPEVEKLGFNDSKTQITLYDGRSGEAFDRKVTVGVMHYLKLHHLVDEKMHARSTGPYSLVTQQPLGGKAQFGGQRFGEMEVWALEAYGAAYTLQEMLTVKSDDVNGRTKMYENIVKGEHKIDAGMPESFNVLVKEIRSLGLDIDLERY; this is encoded by the coding sequence ATGAGCTATTCGTTTACCGAGAAAAAACGTATCCGTAAGAGTTTTGCAAAGCGAGAGAATGTCTTAGATGTTCCTTTCCTGCTGGCAACCCAAATTGATTCTTATGCGAAATTTTTGCAGCTGGAAAATGCTTTTGACCAACGCACTGATGATGGTCTGCAAGCAGCATTTAATTCTATTTTCCCGATTGTGAGCCATAACGGTTATGCGCGATTGGAGTTTGTGCATTACACATTGGGCGAGCCTTTATTCGATATTCCTGAATGTCAATTGCGCGGCATTACTTACGCGGCTCCATTGCGTGCCCGTATCCGTTTGGTGATTTTGGATAAAGAAGCATCTAAGCCGACTGTAAAAGAAGTTCGTGAAAACGAAGTGTATATGGGTGAAATCCCATTGATGACGCCAAGCGGCTCTTTTGTCATCAATGGTACTGAGCGTGTGATTGTTTCCCAGCTGCACCGTTCTCCTGGCGTGTTCTTTGAGCATGACCGTGGTAAAACACATTCTTCCGGTAAGCTGTTGTTCTCTGCTCGTATTATTCCTTACCGTGGTTCATGGTTGGATTTCGAATTTGATCCAAAAGATTTGCTGTATTTCCGTATCGACCGTCGCCGTAAAATGCCGGTTACGATTTTGTTGAAAGCTTTGGGCTACAACAATGAACAAATCTTGGATATTTTCTACGACAAAGAAACTTTCTATTTGTCTTCAAACGGTGTTCAAACTGATCTGATTGCAGGCCGTCTGAAAGGTGAAACTGCCAAAGTTGATATCTTGGATAAAGAAGGCAATGTACTGGTTGCCAAAAGTAAACGCATTACTGCGAAAAATATCCGTGATATTACCAATGCAGGCTTGACTCGTTTGAATGTAGAGCCAGAAAGCTTGATAGGCAAATCATTGGCTGCTGACCTGATTGATCCGGAAACCGGCGAAGTATTGGCTTCTGCTAACGATGAAATTACAGAAGAACTGTTGGCCAAACTTGATATCCATGGTGTAAAAGAAATTACGACCCTTTATATCAACGAATTGGATCAAGGCGGTTACATCTCCAGCACTCTGCGTACAGACGAAACTGCTGATCAGCAGGCTGCACGCGTAGCGATTTACCGCATGATGCGTCCTGGCGAACCGCCTACCGAAGAAGCTGTTGAGCAGCTCTTCAACCGCTTGTTCTTCAGTGAAGACAGCTATGATTTGTCTCGCGTAGGCCGTATGAAATTTAATACGCGTACATACGAGCAAAAACTGTCTGAAGCACAACAAAACTCTTGGTATGGCCGTTTGTTGAATGAGACTTTGGCCGGAGCTGCCGAAAAAGGCGGTTATGTCCTGAGTGTCGAAGATATTGTTGCCTCAATTGCTACTTTGGTTGAATTGCGTAACGGTCATGGTGAAGTGGACGATATTGACCACTTGGGTAATCGTCGTGTTCGTTCTGTGGGTGAGTTGACTGAAAACCAATTCCGTAGCGGTTTGGCTCGTGTAGAACGCGCAGTTAAAGAGCGTCTGAACCAAGCAGAATCTGAGAACTTGATGCCGCATGACTTGATCAATGCGAAACCTGTTTCTGCCGCGATTAAAGAATTCTTCGGCTCTAGCCAATTGAGCCAATTTATGGATCAGACCAACCCATTGTCTGAAGTTACCCATAAACGCCGTGTATCTGCATTGGGCCCGGGCGGTTTGACTCGCGAACGTGCCGGCTTTGAGGTGCGAGACGTACACCCGACCCACTATGGCCGTGTATGTCCTATTGAAACACCTGAGGGTCCAAACATTGGTTTGATCAACTCATTGTCCGTTTATGCGCGTACCAATGATTATGGTTTCTTGGAAACCCCTTACCGCCGTGTTGTCGATGGCAAAGTAACTGAAGAAATCGACTACTTGTCTGCTATTGAAGAAGGCCGTTATGTGATTGCACAGGCGAATGCCGATTTGGACAAAGACGGTAATCTGATTGGCGACTTGGTTACTTGTCGTGAAAAAGGCGAAACCATTATGGCAACGCCTGACCGCGTTCAATATATGGACGTGGCAACCGGTCAAGTAGTATCTGTTGCAGCATCTCTGATTCCATTCTTGGAGCATGATGACGCGAACCGTGCATTGATGGGCGCCAACATGCAACGTCAGGCCGTACCTTGCCTGCGCCCTGAAAAACCAATGGTTGGTACCGGTATCGAGCGTTCTGTTGCGGTTGACTCTGCAACTGCAATCGTTGCCCGCCGTGGCGGTGTGGTTGAATATGTAGATGCCAACCGTGTGGTGATTCGTGTCCATGACGATGAGGCAACTGCCGGTGAAGTGGGTGTCGATATTTACAACTTGGTTAAATTTACCCGTTCCAACCAATCTACCAACATCAACCAACGTCCGGCTGTCAAAGCAGGCGATGTTTTGCAACGCGGTGATTTGATTGCTGACGGTGCATCCACCGATTTGGGCGAATTGGCTCTGGGTCAAAACATGACCATCGCCTTTATGCCGTGGAACGGTTACAACTACGAAGACTCGATTCTGATTTCTGAAAAAGTAGCTGCAGACGACCGCTATACTTCGATTCACATTGAGGAATTGAACGTTGTTGCCCGTGATACCAAGCTGGGTGCGGAAGACATTACCCGCGATATTCCGAACTTGTCCGAGCGTATGCAAAACCGTTTGGATGAATCCGGTATTGTTTACATCGGTGCAGAAGTAGAAGCTGGTGACGTCTTGGTAGGTAAAGTAACACCTAAAGGTGAAACCCAACTGACTCCTGAAGAAAAACTGCTGCGTGCCATCTTCGGTGAAAAAGCGTCTGACGTAAAAGATACTTCATTGCGTATGCCTACCGGCATGAGCGGTACCGTTATCGATGTTCAAGTCTTTACTCGTGAAGGTATTCAACGCGACAAACGTGCTCAATCCATTATTGATTCTGAGCTGAAACGTTACCGTCAAGACTTGAGCGACCAGTTGCGTATTTTTGATAACGACGCATTTGACCGTATTGAGCGCATGATTGTCGGCCAAAAAGCTAACGGTGGCCCGATGAAGCTGGCTAAAGGCAGCGAAATTACTACTGAATATCTGGCAAGCCTGTCAAGCAAACATGATTGGTTTGACATCCGTCTGGCTGACGAAGATTTGGCCAAACAGTTGGAACTGATTAAATTGAGTCTGCAACAAAAACGCGAAGAAGCGGATGAGTTGTATGAGATCAAGAAGAAAAAACTGACCCAAGGCGACGAGCTGCAACCGGGCGTACAAAAAATGGTGAAAGTATTTATCGCCATCAAACGCCGTCTGCAAGCCGGTGACAAAATGGCGGGTCGCCACGGTAACAAAGGCGTGGTATCACGCATTCTGCCAGTGGAAGACATGCCTTACATGGCTGACGGCCGTCCGGTAGACATCGTACTGAACCCGTTGGGTGTACCTTCCCGTATGAACATCGGTCAGATTTTGGAAGTTCACTTGGGTTGGGCGGCAAAAGGTATCGGCGAGCGTATCGACCGTATGCTGAAAGAGCAACGCAAAGCCAGCGAGCTGCGTGAATTCTTGAACAAGCTCTACAACGGTAGCGGTAAGAAAGAAGATTTGGACAGCCTGACAGATGAAGAAATCATCGAATTGGCTTCTAACCTGCGCAAAGGTGCATCTTTCGCCTCTCCTGTATTCGACGGTGCGAAAGAGTCTGAAATCCGCGAAATGTTGAACTTGGCTTACCCAAGCGAAGATCCTGAGGTTGAGAAACTGGGCTTCAACGACAGTAAAACTCAAATCACGCTGTATGACGGCCGTTCAGGCGAAGCATTTGACCGCAAGGTTACAGTCGGTGTGATGCACTATCTGAAACTGCACCACTTGGTTGACGAAAAAATGCACGCCCGTTCTACCGGTCCATACAGTCTGGTAACCCAGCAGCCTCTGGGCGGTAAAGCTCAGTTCGGTGGACAACGTTTCGGTGAGATGGAGGTTTGG
- the nusG gene encoding transcription termination/antitermination protein NusG, translating into MSKRWYVVQAYSGFEKNVQKTLKERIARENMEEYFGQILVPVEEVVDIKNGRKTISERKFYPGYVLVEMEMTDDSWHLVKSTPRVNGFVGGSGNRPIPISQKDADAILQQAKTGVEKPKPKVEFEVGQQVRVNEGPFADFNGIVDEVNYERNRLRVSVQIFGRETPVELEFGQVEKI; encoded by the coding sequence ATGTCAAAGCGTTGGTATGTGGTACAGGCCTATTCCGGTTTCGAGAAAAATGTTCAAAAAACATTGAAAGAGCGTATTGCTCGTGAAAACATGGAAGAATATTTCGGTCAGATTCTCGTTCCTGTAGAGGAAGTGGTAGATATCAAGAATGGCCGAAAAACCATCAGTGAGCGTAAATTCTATCCAGGCTATGTGCTGGTTGAAATGGAAATGACCGATGATTCATGGCACTTGGTTAAGAGTACCCCTCGAGTAAATGGTTTTGTAGGTGGTAGCGGAAATCGTCCAATCCCAATTTCTCAAAAAGATGCAGATGCTATTTTGCAACAAGCCAAAACAGGTGTTGAGAAGCCAAAACCAAAAGTTGAATTCGAAGTGGGTCAGCAGGTTCGTGTGAATGAAGGTCCATTTGCTGATTTCAATGGAATTGTTGATGAAGTTAACTACGAGCGTAATAGACTGCGTGTTTCAGTTCAAATTTTTGGTCGGGAAACACCGGTTGAATTAGAGTTCGGTCAGGTTGAAAAGATTTAA
- the rplA gene encoding 50S ribosomal protein L1: protein MAKVSKRLKALRSSVEANKLYAIDEAIALVKKAATAKFDESVDVSFNLGVDPRKSDQVIRGSVVLPKGTGKTTRVAVFTQGANADAAKEAGADIVGFEDLAAEIKAGNLNFDVVIASPDAMRIVGQLGTILGPRGLMPNPKVGTVTPNVAEAVKNAKAGQVQYRTDKAGIVHATIGRASFAEADLKENFNALLDAIVKAKPAAAKGQYLKKVAVSSTMGLGVRVDTASVNN, encoded by the coding sequence ATGGCTAAAGTATCTAAACGCTTGAAAGCTCTACGCTCTTCTGTTGAAGCTAACAAACTGTACGCAATCGACGAAGCAATTGCTTTGGTTAAAAAAGCTGCTACTGCTAAATTTGACGAGTCTGTTGATGTATCTTTCAACTTGGGCGTTGATCCTCGTAAATCTGACCAAGTTATCCGTGGTTCAGTCGTTCTGCCTAAAGGTACCGGTAAAACAACTCGCGTAGCTGTATTTACTCAAGGTGCAAATGCAGATGCTGCTAAAGAAGCTGGTGCAGATATTGTCGGTTTTGAAGATCTGGCCGCTGAAATCAAAGCTGGTAACCTGAACTTTGACGTTGTTATTGCTTCTCCTGATGCAATGCGTATCGTTGGTCAATTGGGTACCATCTTGGGTCCTCGTGGTTTGATGCCAAACCCTAAAGTAGGTACTGTTACTCCTAACGTTGCTGAAGCAGTTAAAAATGCAAAAGCAGGTCAAGTACAATACCGTACAGATAAAGCCGGTATCGTTCATGCAACTATCGGTCGTGCTTCTTTCGCTGAAGCTGACTTGAAAGAAAACTTCAATGCGCTGCTGGATGCTATCGTTAAAGCCAAACCTGCTGCTGCTAAGGGTCAGTACCTGAAAAAAGTTGCTGTATCTAGCACTATGGGTTTGGGTGTTCGCGTTGATACTGCAAGCGTGAACAACTAA
- the rplK gene encoding 50S ribosomal protein L11 — protein MAKKIIGYIKLQIPAGKANPSPPVGPALGQRGLNIMEFCKAFNAATQGMEPGLPIPVVITAFADKSFTFVMKTPPASILLKKAAGLQKGSSNPLTNKVGKLTRAQLEEIAKTKEPDLTAADLDAAVRTIAGSARSMGLDVEGVV, from the coding sequence GTGGCAAAGAAAATTATCGGCTACATCAAACTGCAAATTCCTGCAGGTAAAGCCAATCCATCTCCCCCAGTTGGTCCTGCTTTGGGTCAGCGTGGTTTGAACATCATGGAATTCTGTAAAGCATTTAATGCTGCAACCCAAGGTATGGAACCTGGTTTGCCAATTCCAGTCGTGATTACTGCATTTGCAGATAAATCATTTACATTTGTGATGAAAACTCCACCAGCTTCTATCTTGTTGAAAAAAGCTGCTGGTCTGCAAAAAGGTAGTTCTAATCCTCTGACTAACAAAGTGGGTAAATTGACTCGCGCTCAGTTGGAAGAAATTGCTAAAACTAAAGAGCCTGATTTGACTGCTGCTGACTTGGATGCGGCTGTTCGTACTATCGCAGGTTCTGCTCGCTCAATGGGCTTGGACGTGGAGGGTGTTGTATAA
- the rplL gene encoding 50S ribosomal protein L7/L12, with amino-acid sequence MAITKEDILEAVGSLTVMELNDLVKAFEEKFGVSAAAVAVAGPAGAGAAAAEEKTEFDVVLASAGDQKVGVIKVVRAITGLGLKEAKDIVDGAPKTLKEGVSKAEAEDIQKQLEEAGAKVEIK; translated from the coding sequence ATGGCTATTACTAAAGAAGACATTTTGGAAGCCGTTGGTTCTTTGACCGTAATGGAATTGAACGACCTGGTTAAAGCTTTTGAAGAGAAATTTGGCGTTTCTGCTGCTGCCGTTGCAGTTGCAGGTCCTGCAGGTGCTGGTGCAGCTGCTGCTGAAGAAAAAACTGAATTTGATGTAGTATTGGCTTCTGCCGGTGATCAAAAAGTTGGCGTGATTAAAGTTGTCCGCGCTATCACTGGCCTGGGTCTGAAAGAAGCTAAAGACATCGTTGACGGTGCACCTAAAACTCTGAAAGAAGGTGTTTCTAAAGCTGAAGCTGAAGACATCCAAAAACAACTGGAAGAAGCCGGCGCTAAAGTCGAAATCAAATAA
- the secE gene encoding preprotein translocase subunit SecE produces MTEHPSGRKEGHQKKEVVVSNKPAPEKKEGLFAYFKSSWTEFKKVVWPSRDEAVKMTVFVIIFVAVLAAFIYAADTIISWLFFDVLLNRKG; encoded by the coding sequence ATGACAGAACATCCGTCTGGACGCAAAGAAGGCCATCAGAAAAAGGAAGTTGTGGTAAGTAATAAGCCGGCTCCTGAAAAGAAAGAAGGTCTGTTTGCATATTTTAAGAGCTCTTGGACTGAGTTTAAGAAGGTAGTTTGGCCGAGTCGTGATGAAGCGGTTAAAATGACTGTATTTGTGATTATCTTTGTTGCAGTTTTAGCAGCCTTCATTTATGCGGCAGATACAATTATTTCATGGTTGTTTTTTGATGTTTTATTAAATAGGAAAGGGTAA